One part of the Enterococcus sp. DIV1094 genome encodes these proteins:
- a CDS encoding nucleotidyltransferase, translating into MKVCGIIVEYNPFHNGHLYHVQQAKEQTGADVVIAVMSGNFLQRGEPAIIDKWQRAEVALHYGVDLVVELPIEWAVQSADYFAKGAVRLLQKLGCDYLCFGTEDEKAFDYQTFGTFVMQHQDQITKAFQALPDQTMSYPQKMTQVFKQVYPEISLDFSSPNHILGLSYAKENATYEHPMKLIPINRKGAGYHDKELSEETIASATAIRKALTEHRSISATVPSETETFLTTGSLQTWASYWPLLKYRLLSSTVDSLQQIYQMTEGIEIRMLEAAKTATTFAEFVEQVKTKRYTWTRIQRLSCYVLLNIQNEEMKEQQLQEYIHVLGFTSAGRACLKTKKACALFSKIGKKEAQVAKLLVRSDEIYRLGGEVAEQVFGRKPVFIETIEEKKSFT; encoded by the coding sequence ATGAAAGTTTGCGGCATCATTGTGGAGTATAATCCATTTCATAATGGGCATCTTTACCATGTACAACAAGCTAAGGAACAAACTGGGGCAGACGTGGTGATTGCGGTGATGAGCGGAAATTTTTTGCAACGAGGGGAACCGGCGATCATTGATAAATGGCAACGTGCAGAAGTGGCGTTGCACTACGGAGTAGATCTAGTGGTAGAACTACCGATCGAATGGGCGGTACAATCGGCTGATTACTTTGCGAAAGGTGCAGTTCGACTATTGCAAAAATTAGGTTGTGATTATTTATGTTTTGGCACAGAGGACGAGAAGGCGTTTGATTATCAAACATTTGGAACGTTTGTCATGCAACATCAAGATCAAATCACTAAAGCTTTCCAAGCGTTGCCTGATCAGACGATGAGTTATCCGCAAAAGATGACACAAGTATTCAAACAAGTCTATCCAGAGATCTCGCTTGATTTTTCCTCACCTAATCATATCCTAGGGTTGAGCTATGCAAAAGAAAATGCGACCTATGAACATCCGATGAAATTAATCCCGATCAATCGTAAAGGGGCAGGGTATCATGATAAAGAATTGTCTGAAGAAACGATTGCTAGTGCCACGGCGATTCGTAAAGCACTAACAGAACATCGCTCGATTTCTGCCACAGTCCCCTCAGAAACAGAGACGTTTTTAACGACAGGAAGTTTACAAACATGGGCATCCTATTGGCCCTTGTTAAAATATCGACTTCTATCCTCCACGGTCGACTCGTTGCAACAAATCTATCAGATGACGGAAGGTATAGAAATTCGAATGTTAGAAGCGGCAAAGACTGCCACTACGTTTGCTGAGTTTGTCGAACAAGTCAAAACAAAACGTTATACTTGGACGAGGATCCAACGTTTGTCTTGCTATGTATTGTTGAATATCCAAAATGAAGAAATGAAGGAACAACAATTGCAAGAATATATCCATGTGTTAGGCTTTACATCAGCAGGTCGGGCATGTCTCAAAACTAAAAAAGCATGCGCACTCTTTTCTAAAATCGGCAAAAAAGAAGCGCAAGTAGCAAAACTACTCGTTCGCAGTGATGAAATCTATCGCTTAGGTGGCGAGGTAGCGGAACAAGTATTTGGGCGAAAACCAGTCTTTATTGAAACGATCGAAGAGAAAAAAAGCTTCACATAA
- a CDS encoding YebC/PmpR family DNA-binding transcriptional regulator: MGRKWANIVAKKTAKDANNSRVYAKFGIEIYAAAKSGDPDPHANQKLRFVIERAKTYNVPKHIIDRAIEKAKGSGDETYSELRYEGFGPNGSMVIVDTLTNNVNRTAADVRAAFGKNGGNMGVSGAVSYMFDNTAIFGFAGEDADEILEYLMEKDIDVRDVMEEDGQIIVYGEVPDFHSIQEALKEKGITEFSIAEIQMIPQNEVTLTGDDLEKFEKMIDVLEDLEDVQHVFHNVALED, encoded by the coding sequence ATGGGACGTAAATGGGCCAATATCGTAGCTAAAAAAACAGCTAAAGATGCAAACAACAGCCGAGTTTATGCGAAGTTCGGAATTGAAATCTATGCAGCAGCAAAATCAGGTGACCCTGACCCACACGCTAACCAAAAACTACGTTTCGTCATTGAACGCGCTAAAACTTACAATGTACCTAAACATATCATTGATCGAGCAATCGAAAAAGCGAAAGGTTCAGGAGATGAAACTTACTCTGAATTGCGCTATGAAGGATTTGGACCAAATGGCTCAATGGTCATCGTTGACACGTTGACTAACAATGTGAACCGGACAGCCGCTGATGTGCGTGCCGCATTCGGTAAAAATGGTGGTAATATGGGTGTATCTGGTGCAGTTTCTTATATGTTCGATAATACGGCGATTTTCGGTTTTGCCGGCGAAGATGCAGATGAGATCTTAGAGTACTTGATGGAAAAAGACATCGATGTGCGTGATGTCATGGAAGAAGATGGACAAATCATCGTTTACGGTGAAGTGCCTGATTTCCACAGTATCCAAGAAGCACTAAAAGAAAAAGGCATCACTGAATTTTCTATTGCTGAGATCCAAATGATCCCTCAAAATGAAGTCACATTGACTGGTGACGATTTAGAAAAATTCGAAAAAATGATTGACGTATTAGAAGACCTAGAAGATGTTCAACATGTCTTCCATAATGTAGCGTTAGAAGATTAA
- the helD gene encoding RNA polymerase recycling motor HelD translates to MNERQLEQQHVEETTQMIQLEQRLLNRKLSDLTEKMNDSTKETANHKIRSGSNESFYESVVEYRQHEQELLLKYHTLESQQKRLQTLEVMKENPYFARIDFKEETEKETLYLGIASLRDTDEETIVIDWRAPIANLYYEGEIGPAFYETDVEKIDVELLLKRQFKIVDGKIVSMVDTSEVINDDFLLEILDDASSAHMKNIVSTIQKAQNAIIRDTNSKVMLIEGIAGSGKTSALLQRIAFILYHNRKWLDAENVLLFSPNHLFSDYISTVLPSLGESGVPTQTFKNYLQQLLPEFDLTEEEQQEVGFLSGDNDPIKTLKSGLTFVEHLDTYIQTITDFGPLFREMKINGRTILSKEAIRRWYQETNELLPLHQRLSLLQTKLLKKLGGLQKDETRQKWVKELAEEQLQELYATDPNLEYTEQKERSLLKKLANQIVKKRFRRVHRGILQYQFVNLPKQFLHFLQTVPKELLTSHGVSESAWGEHLQVVKTNLRTRELPQEDAVLYFLLMRRVHPVSVTQKARYIFIDEMQDFAPSQVALLQSIYPNANLTFCGDLNQNVFGNETITGSLEALFPEKEVTQFQLTTSYRSTKQITDFANHFLAHDNVVETTAREGRLPLIVQSDSASSKIQWLEQTITETKEQAKYWRTAIIGKTIAECETLYEQLPASLKDQVQLIADESDFMKRSIILLPAYLAKGLEFDRVFLWNVDDAHFNSGHDKQILYTMCTRAMHELILFTSAKDASFLQTLATEHYESLTLD, encoded by the coding sequence ATGAATGAAAGACAATTAGAACAACAGCATGTGGAAGAAACCACTCAAATGATCCAATTAGAACAACGCCTATTAAATCGCAAATTAAGCGACTTGACAGAAAAAATGAATGATTCCACAAAGGAAACAGCGAATCACAAAATACGTAGTGGCTCTAACGAATCTTTTTACGAGTCAGTAGTCGAATACCGCCAACATGAACAAGAACTACTTTTAAAGTACCACACATTAGAATCGCAACAAAAACGCCTACAAACTTTAGAAGTGATGAAAGAAAATCCTTACTTTGCCCGCATTGATTTTAAAGAAGAAACAGAAAAAGAAACCCTCTATCTAGGTATCGCTTCATTAAGAGATACGGATGAAGAAACGATCGTGATCGACTGGCGTGCGCCAATCGCTAACCTCTATTATGAAGGGGAAATCGGCCCTGCTTTTTACGAAACCGATGTAGAAAAAATCGATGTGGAACTGCTATTGAAACGACAATTCAAGATCGTTGATGGGAAAATCGTCTCGATGGTCGATACATCCGAAGTCATCAATGATGATTTTCTGTTAGAGATTTTAGATGATGCTTCTAGCGCTCATATGAAGAACATTGTTTCCACGATCCAAAAAGCCCAAAATGCAATCATTCGTGACACAAACAGTAAAGTCATGCTGATCGAAGGGATCGCTGGCAGTGGTAAGACTTCAGCGTTACTTCAACGAATTGCGTTTATTCTTTATCACAATCGAAAATGGTTAGATGCCGAAAATGTCTTATTATTCTCGCCGAATCATCTATTTTCTGATTACATCTCCACTGTTTTACCTTCTCTAGGTGAAAGTGGTGTACCAACACAAACATTCAAAAATTATTTACAACAGTTGTTGCCTGAATTTGATTTGACAGAGGAAGAACAACAAGAAGTCGGTTTTCTCTCTGGTGACAATGATCCGATCAAAACATTGAAATCTGGCTTGACTTTCGTTGAGCATCTCGATACTTACATTCAAACAATCACTGATTTTGGTCCTTTGTTCCGTGAAATGAAAATCAATGGTCGAACCATTTTATCAAAAGAAGCGATTCGAAGATGGTATCAAGAAACAAATGAATTACTCCCCTTGCATCAACGCCTGTCCTTGCTGCAAACAAAACTATTGAAAAAACTAGGCGGACTGCAAAAGGATGAAACTCGTCAGAAATGGGTCAAAGAGCTTGCAGAAGAGCAACTCCAAGAACTATATGCCACCGATCCAAACTTAGAATACACCGAACAAAAAGAAAGATCATTGCTCAAAAAATTAGCGAACCAAATCGTGAAAAAAAGGTTTCGTAGAGTTCATCGTGGGATCTTGCAGTATCAATTTGTCAACTTACCCAAACAGTTTCTTCACTTTCTACAAACAGTGCCTAAAGAGCTGTTAACGTCACATGGCGTCAGCGAAAGTGCTTGGGGTGAACACCTACAAGTAGTCAAGACAAATTTACGTACCAGAGAGCTGCCACAAGAAGATGCCGTTTTATATTTTCTACTGATGCGTCGTGTCCATCCTGTATCAGTCACTCAAAAAGCACGGTATATCTTCATCGATGAAATGCAAGATTTCGCACCTTCACAAGTCGCTTTGCTCCAATCGATTTATCCAAATGCTAACCTAACATTTTGTGGAGATCTAAATCAAAATGTCTTTGGTAATGAAACGATCACTGGTTCGTTAGAGGCGCTTTTCCCAGAAAAAGAAGTGACACAGTTTCAGTTAACCACGAGCTATCGCTCTACGAAACAGATCACTGATTTTGCGAATCATTTCTTAGCACATGATAATGTGGTAGAAACAACCGCTCGTGAAGGACGTTTGCCATTGATCGTCCAAAGTGATTCAGCCTCAAGTAAAATCCAGTGGTTGGAACAAACGATCACAGAGACGAAAGAACAAGCAAAATATTGGCGCACTGCGATCATTGGCAAAACAATCGCTGAATGTGAAACTCTTTATGAACAATTGCCTGCTTCATTAAAAGACCAAGTCCAGTTGATTGCGGATGAATCTGATTTTATGAAACGTTCGATTATTCTTCTCCCGGCTTATCTAGCCAAAGGATTAGAATTTGACCGAGTCTTTTTGTGGAATGTGGATGACGCACATTTTAATTCTGGCCATGACAAACAGATTTTATATACGATGTGTACACGCGCCATGCATGAATTAATCCTCTTTACATCCGCTAAAGATGCTTCTTTTCTGCAAACATTGGCTACTGAACATTATGAGTCTCTCACTTTAGATTGA
- a CDS encoding heavy metal translocating P-type ATPase, with protein MTHYKKFAMTLLIGVVALVSEFMFDRPRLAFIIIAVTGGSLAFLMFIEMIKTLRSGKYGVDILAITAIVATLLVNEYWASLMILIMLTGGESLEDYAQKKAGQELQSLLDNTPRTAHKLEGDKQLDVSVDALEVGDRLVIKPGEIVPADGRVIKGESTFDEASLTGESKPIVKKIDDELMSGSVNGDSSVQMIVEKRAEDSQYQLIIKLVEESKEKPARFVRLADRYAVPFTLIAYVIGGIAWWVSGDPVRFAQVLVVASPCPLILAAPVALVAGMSRSSKSGIVVKTGTAVEKLAETKTIAFDKTGTITKGILAVTGVDPVSQFSEAELLRVAASAEQGSAHILARSLVQAVPQLLPVTDLKEISGQGIEATVEGRHVKVGNAKFIGVPESKTDTTAIYVAIDERYAGTIYFSDTIRPEAKETIANLKAQGIQDLLMITGDGHTVAESIAEKVGLTEIHARCLPQDKLTILTSIPEEKRPVTMVGDGVNDAPALTVADVGIAMGAHGSTAASESADVVILKDDLERVAEAVMISRDTMKVAKQSVLIGIFVCVFLMLVASTGVIPALFGAMLQEVVDTVSILSALRAKKSSPQKRNRVIPQN; from the coding sequence ATGACACATTATAAAAAATTTGCGATGACACTACTGATCGGTGTGGTGGCACTGGTCAGTGAGTTTATGTTCGATCGTCCTCGCCTTGCGTTTATCATCATTGCTGTCACAGGTGGTTCACTCGCCTTCTTGATGTTTATTGAAATGATCAAAACGCTACGTTCAGGGAAATATGGGGTAGATATCTTAGCAATCACGGCAATCGTTGCGACGTTGCTTGTCAATGAATATTGGGCGAGTTTGATGATTTTGATCATGCTGACAGGTGGCGAGAGTCTGGAAGACTATGCGCAGAAAAAAGCGGGTCAAGAATTACAATCTCTATTAGATAATACGCCTCGAACTGCCCATAAATTGGAAGGGGATAAACAACTTGATGTTTCAGTAGATGCACTTGAGGTTGGCGATCGATTGGTAATCAAACCAGGAGAAATCGTTCCGGCTGACGGACGAGTGATAAAGGGCGAATCTACTTTTGATGAAGCATCGTTGACGGGTGAATCGAAACCGATAGTCAAGAAGATCGATGATGAATTGATGTCTGGTTCGGTCAACGGCGATTCGTCTGTTCAGATGATCGTTGAAAAGCGGGCAGAAGACAGTCAGTACCAACTCATCATCAAGCTTGTGGAGGAATCGAAAGAAAAACCAGCACGCTTTGTTCGTCTGGCAGATCGTTATGCTGTTCCTTTTACCTTGATTGCTTACGTGATCGGTGGAATTGCTTGGTGGGTCAGTGGGGATCCTGTACGCTTTGCGCAAGTTTTAGTTGTAGCATCGCCCTGTCCATTGATTTTAGCTGCCCCTGTCGCATTAGTGGCGGGTATGAGTCGTTCAAGTAAAAGCGGGATCGTGGTCAAAACTGGGACTGCTGTTGAAAAATTAGCTGAAACAAAAACGATTGCTTTTGATAAGACAGGAACGATCACCAAAGGTATTCTTGCAGTCACTGGCGTTGATCCAGTTTCTCAATTTTCAGAAGCGGAATTATTGCGCGTGGCAGCAAGTGCGGAACAAGGTTCTGCTCACATCTTAGCCCGTTCTTTAGTTCAAGCAGTTCCACAACTATTACCAGTCACTGATTTAAAAGAAATCTCAGGACAAGGGATCGAAGCAACAGTCGAGGGACGTCATGTCAAAGTAGGAAATGCAAAGTTTATCGGCGTACCTGAATCTAAAACCGATACAACTGCGATCTATGTGGCGATCGATGAAAGATATGCGGGGACGATCTATTTCTCTGACACGATTCGCCCAGAAGCAAAGGAAACGATTGCGAACTTGAAAGCACAAGGGATTCAAGATTTGTTGATGATAACAGGAGATGGGCATACGGTTGCTGAGTCAATTGCTGAGAAAGTTGGCTTGACTGAAATCCATGCTCGTTGCTTACCACAAGATAAGTTAACGATTTTAACTAGTATCCCCGAAGAAAAGCGCCCTGTCACCATGGTGGGAGATGGTGTCAATGATGCGCCTGCCTTAACAGTAGCTGATGTAGGCATAGCCATGGGGGCACATGGTTCTACCGCAGCAAGTGAAAGCGCAGATGTTGTCATTTTGAAAGATGACTTGGAGCGAGTCGCCGAAGCAGTGATGATTTCTAGAGATACGATGAAAGTAGCGAAACAGTCTGTTTTGATTGGTATTTTTGTTTGTGTCTTTTTGATGCTTGTTGCAAGTACAGGAGTCATTCCAGCATTGTTTGGTGCCATGCTCCAAGAAGTTGTTGATACAGTTTCCATTTTAAGTGCGTTGCGTGCCAAAAAATCCTCACCTCAAAAACGAAATCGGGTCATCCCGCAAAATTAA
- a CDS encoding 2-hydroxymuconate tautomerase, with protein MPFVHVELVEGRSPEQLENMMKDITEAVHKNTQAPKEHIHVIINEMKKGTYGVNGEWKK; from the coding sequence ATGCCATTCGTACATGTCGAATTAGTCGAAGGACGTAGCCCCGAACAATTAGAAAACATGATGAAAGATATTACCGAAGCTGTCCACAAAAATACGCAAGCACCAAAAGAACACATTCATGTGATCATCAACGAAATGAAAAAAGGCACATATGGTGTCAATGGTGAATGGAAAAAATAA
- the thrS gene encoding threonine--tRNA ligase, whose amino-acid sequence MIKMTFPDGAVKEFAPGITTAEIAESISKSLAKKALAGKVNGELIDLNRGIEEDGSIEIVTPDHEDALALVRHSSAHLMAQAMRRLYPNIHFGVGPAIDSGFYYDTDNGENQVSAEDLPAIEAEMMAIVKENLPIERRVLSKQEALEIFASDPYKVELISELPEDEVITAYQQGEFIDLCRGPHVPSTGRIQVFKLLSVAGAYWRGNSNNQMMQRVYGTAFFDKKALKEFIQMREEAKERDHRKLGKELELFMVAPEVGSGLPFWLPKGATIRRTIERYIVDKEISLGYQHVYTPIMGDVELYKTSGHWDHYQEDMFPPMDMGDGEMLVLRPMNCPHHMMVYKNTIHSYRELPIRIAELGMMHRYEKSGALSGLQRVREMTLNDGHTFVRPDQIKDEFKRTLELMVAVYADFNITDYRFRLSYRDPNNTDKYFDDDAMWEKAQIMLKAAMDEMELEYFEAEGEAAFYGPKLDVQVKTALGTEETLSTIQLDFLLPERFDLTYVGEDGENNHRPVVIHRGIVSTMERFVAYLTEVYKGAFPTWLAPIQATIIPVSVDAHGDYAYEIKERLQMKGLRVEVDDRNEKMGYKIRASQTQKIPYQIVVGDKEMADATVNIRRYGSKETAVEDLNIFVDAMSEEVHNYSR is encoded by the coding sequence ATGATAAAAATGACATTTCCCGATGGTGCTGTAAAAGAGTTTGCGCCAGGGATCACAACTGCAGAGATTGCAGAAAGTATTTCTAAAAGTTTAGCAAAGAAAGCCTTGGCTGGTAAAGTGAATGGTGAACTGATCGACTTGAACCGTGGGATCGAAGAAGATGGCTCAATCGAGATCGTGACACCAGATCATGAAGATGCCCTTGCTTTGGTTCGTCACTCAAGTGCTCACTTGATGGCACAAGCAATGCGTCGCTTGTATCCAAATATCCACTTTGGTGTAGGACCAGCAATCGATTCAGGGTTTTATTACGATACAGACAACGGCGAAAACCAAGTCAGTGCCGAAGATCTACCAGCAATCGAAGCAGAAATGATGGCGATCGTTAAAGAAAACTTGCCAATCGAACGTCGTGTGTTATCAAAACAAGAAGCATTAGAAATCTTTGCAAGCGATCCTTACAAAGTGGAATTGATCAGTGAATTACCAGAAGATGAAGTGATCACTGCATACCAACAAGGAGAATTCATCGACCTATGCCGTGGCCCACATGTCCCTTCAACTGGACGTATCCAAGTCTTTAAATTATTATCGGTTGCTGGTGCTTACTGGCGCGGAAATTCAAATAATCAAATGATGCAACGTGTCTATGGAACAGCATTTTTTGATAAAAAAGCTCTTAAAGAATTTATCCAAATGCGTGAAGAAGCCAAAGAGAGAGACCATCGTAAATTAGGAAAAGAATTGGAGCTATTTATGGTAGCACCTGAAGTTGGTTCAGGCTTACCATTCTGGTTACCAAAAGGTGCAACGATCCGTCGTACGATCGAACGTTACATCGTGGACAAAGAAATCAGCTTAGGCTATCAACATGTGTATACACCGATCATGGGTGACGTTGAGTTATACAAAACTTCAGGACACTGGGACCATTACCAAGAAGATATGTTCCCACCAATGGATATGGGAGATGGCGAAATGCTTGTTTTACGCCCGATGAACTGTCCACACCACATGATGGTCTATAAAAACACGATCCATTCTTACCGTGAATTACCGATCCGTATCGCCGAACTTGGTATGATGCACCGTTATGAAAAATCAGGTGCGTTATCTGGATTGCAACGTGTACGTGAAATGACATTGAACGATGGCCACACATTTGTCCGTCCAGATCAAATCAAAGATGAGTTTAAACGTACGTTGGAGTTGATGGTCGCTGTCTACGCAGATTTCAATATCACAGACTATCGTTTCCGTTTAAGCTATCGTGATCCAAACAATACAGATAAATATTTCGATGACGATGCGATGTGGGAAAAAGCACAGATCATGTTAAAAGCTGCGATGGATGAAATGGAGCTTGAGTACTTTGAAGCAGAAGGAGAAGCAGCCTTCTATGGACCAAAATTAGATGTTCAAGTAAAAACAGCCTTGGGTACAGAAGAAACATTATCAACGATCCAATTGGACTTCTTATTACCAGAACGCTTTGATTTGACTTACGTGGGAGAAGATGGCGAAAACAACCATCGACCAGTCGTTATCCATAGAGGAATCGTTTCAACGATGGAACGCTTTGTCGCTTACTTGACTGAAGTATACAAAGGAGCATTCCCAACTTGGTTGGCACCGATCCAAGCAACGATCATCCCAGTTTCGGTTGATGCGCATGGCGATTACGCTTATGAAATCAAAGAACGTCTACAAATGAAAGGCTTACGTGTAGAAGTCGATGACCGCAATGAAAAAATGGGCTATAAGATCCGTGCGTCACAAACACAAAAAATTCCATATCAAATCGTTGTTGGTGACAAAGAAATGGCAGATGCAACAGTGAATATCCGCCGCTACGGAAGTAAAGAAACAGCTGTAGAAGATTTGAATATTTTTGTTGATGCGATGTCAGAAGAAGTTCATAATTACAGCCGTTAA
- a CDS encoding helix-turn-helix domain-containing protein has protein sequence MYQPIQPHHLFHKEYEEKINYTEIYLPDLADVLVCMWESIAIDFSGTMNDVIIADGCIDLIVNVLEKSVFYTGSSKTDFNFISNFPEHYIGFRLKPGAFFALTGREATEAMDKVLPLEEVALDFDTTQFFTLTIEEMKETLIGYLSGLAELIINNEYIKLFEDLYVKKMSSTQELYEYMGLSPRQVQRLFKKHYGLTPQMGLSIIKFHHSLTILFTQPTDRKVLVENYYDQSHFINEFKKNIGLTPSEFIKLSEQRKMSLLSNTLLR, from the coding sequence ATGTACCAGCCAATCCAACCGCATCATCTATTCCATAAAGAATACGAAGAAAAAATCAACTATACAGAAATATATCTCCCTGACTTAGCAGATGTCTTGGTGTGTATGTGGGAGTCGATTGCAATTGATTTTAGTGGCACGATGAACGATGTGATCATCGCTGATGGTTGCATCGATTTGATTGTGAATGTCTTGGAAAAATCTGTTTTTTATACCGGTTCAAGTAAAACTGACTTCAACTTTATCTCGAATTTTCCCGAACACTATATTGGTTTTCGTTTAAAGCCAGGTGCTTTTTTTGCACTGACTGGCCGAGAGGCAACTGAGGCAATGGATAAAGTATTACCGCTTGAGGAAGTGGCGCTTGATTTTGATACGACACAATTTTTTACTCTTACGATTGAAGAAATGAAAGAAACGCTGATTGGCTATTTGTCTGGTTTAGCCGAACTGATTATCAATAATGAATACATCAAGCTGTTTGAAGATTTATATGTAAAAAAAATGTCATCTACTCAAGAATTGTATGAGTATATGGGCTTGAGTCCACGCCAAGTCCAGCGCTTATTCAAAAAGCACTACGGTCTCACGCCGCAAATGGGGCTATCGATCATCAAATTTCACCATAGTTTGACGATTTTATTCACACAACCAACGGATCGAAAAGTGCTTGTTGAAAATTATTATGATCAATCTCATTTTATCAATGAGTTCAAAAAAAATATCGGCCTCACACCGAGTGAATTCATAAAATTAAGCGAGCAGCGAAAAATGTCGCTTCTATCCAATACGTTACTTCGTTGA
- a CDS encoding VOC family protein, translated as MNFNQAKIGLVIQKDYARCYDFYTKKLGLVPTWGDSKGPYTSFAMAEGEPNCFDMTLAEEMSLINGYTPSVGEKASDTVVITLPTKDIQKDYQKLKANGVIFLGEPQKMETWGGFMSAYFRDPEGNLFELNDGF; from the coding sequence ATGAACTTTAATCAGGCAAAAATAGGTTTAGTGATTCAAAAAGATTATGCACGATGTTATGACTTCTACACAAAAAAATTAGGTTTAGTCCCTACATGGGGAGATAGCAAAGGTCCGTATACGTCATTTGCAATGGCTGAAGGAGAACCTAACTGTTTTGATATGACTTTGGCAGAAGAAATGTCTTTAATCAATGGCTACACGCCATCTGTTGGAGAAAAAGCATCTGATACAGTAGTGATTACGCTCCCTACGAAAGATATTCAAAAAGATTATCAGAAGTTAAAGGCAAATGGCGTGATTTTTTTAGGTGAGCCACAGAAAATGGAGACTTGGGGCGGCTTTATGAGTGCCTACTTTAGAGATCCAGAAGGTAATTTATTTGAACTAAATGATGGTTTTTAG
- a CDS encoding MurR/RpiR family transcriptional regulator produces MSVISRIESMMNEYSSAEKKLADYIVTHVEKIPMMTANELAEGAGVSAPTVVRFSKKLGFQSLTAFKINVSTELQAGIVEGFSDIEPNESFYSIKHKLGNNAQVAIKETVDILEEEMIQRVVKRLEEAQTVYLYGVGASSLVVEDILQKWSRVGKPIIFEKDIHVLLPQLVSNDTKKVLWLVSNSGNSKEVVMLAQLAKEIGIEVIALTQFGNNQLSKLADVVVQTSRPKEITNRSAATNSLLAQFATIDIIFYFYMAKNEKLTDKVMQTKEAIKNYVKRK; encoded by the coding sequence ATGAGCGTAATTAGTCGTATCGAAAGTATGATGAATGAGTATTCCTCGGCGGAAAAAAAATTAGCCGATTATATCGTGACACATGTAGAAAAAATTCCGATGATGACAGCTAATGAATTAGCAGAAGGTGCTGGGGTAAGTGCCCCTACAGTGGTTCGCTTTTCTAAAAAACTTGGTTTTCAAAGTTTGACGGCTTTCAAAATCAATGTTTCTACGGAACTACAAGCCGGTATTGTAGAAGGCTTTAGTGACATCGAACCGAACGAGTCATTTTATTCGATCAAGCATAAGTTAGGAAACAATGCGCAAGTGGCGATCAAAGAAACCGTGGATATTTTAGAAGAAGAGATGATCCAACGTGTCGTGAAACGTCTGGAAGAAGCCCAGACCGTTTATCTCTATGGAGTAGGTGCGTCTTCTTTAGTTGTGGAGGACATTCTCCAAAAATGGTCTCGTGTAGGAAAACCGATCATCTTTGAAAAAGATATCCATGTGTTATTGCCACAACTAGTAAGTAACGATACTAAAAAAGTACTATGGCTTGTTTCTAACTCTGGGAACAGCAAAGAAGTAGTGATGCTTGCTCAGTTAGCGAAAGAAATAGGGATCGAGGTCATCGCCTTGACACAATTTGGGAACAACCAATTAAGCAAATTGGCTGATGTCGTTGTCCAAACATCAAGACCTAAAGAGATCACGAATCGTAGTGCGGCAACAAACTCTTTGCTGGCGCAATTTGCAACGATCGATATCATTTTTTATTTCTACATGGCGAAGAATGAAAAATTGACCGACAAAGTCATGCAAACCAAAGAAGCAATCAAGAATTATGTCAAACGAAAATGA